In Zingiber officinale cultivar Zhangliang chromosome 6A, Zo_v1.1, whole genome shotgun sequence, a single genomic region encodes these proteins:
- the LOC121996606 gene encoding NADP-dependent malic enzyme-like isoform X2, producing MAQEYSNATVGGGVEDMYGEDRATEEQLVTPWTFSVASGYSLLRDPHYNKELAFTEKERDAHYLRGLLPPVVVTQELQERKFLQTLRQYTVPLQRYMAMMDLQELNERLFYKLLIDNVEELLPVVYTPTVGEACQKYGSIFRHPQGLYISLKEKGKILEVLKNWPEKTIKVIVVTDGERILGLGDLGCQGMGIPVGKLALYTALGGLRPSECLPITIDVGTNNEELLNNEFYIGLRQKRARGQEYDDLLHEFMCAVKQQYGEKVLIQFEDFANHNAFDLLATYSKTHLVFNDDIQGTASVVLAGLVASLKLVGESLANHTYLFLGAGEAGTGIAELIALEISRQNGTPIEENRRKIWLVDSKGLIVNSRMESLQHFKKPWAHEHEPISNLLDAVKAIKPTVLIGTSGVGKTFTQEVVEAMASFNEKPLILALSNPTSQSECTAEEAYTWSKGRAIFASGSPFDPVEYEGKTFLSGQANNAYIFPGFGLGLIISGAIRVRDEMLLAASESLAQQVTQENFDKGLIYPPFKNIRQISAQIAANVAAKVYELGLASRLPRPKNLLEHAESCMYMPTYRSYR from the exons ATGGCGCAGGAATATTCAAACGCAACAGTTGGTGGCGGGGTCGAGGACATGTACGGCGAAGATCGCGCTACCGAGGAGCAGCTCGTCACTCCCTGGACCTTCTCCGTTGCAAG TGGATATAGTCTGCTAAGAGATCCGCACTACAACAAAGAGCTAGCCTTCACAGAAAAGGAGAGAGATGCTCACTACTTGCGTGGACTTTTGCCTCCGGTAGTTGTGACTCAAGAACTCCAG GAGAGAAAGTTTTTGCAGACCCTTCGTCAATACACCGTTCCCTTACAGCGTTACATGGCGATGATGGACCTTCAA GAGTTAAATGAGAGGCTTTTTTACAAACTTCTGATTGACAATGTTGAGGAGTTGCTTCCGGTTGTGTACACACCAACAGTAGGTGAAGCTTGCCAGAAGTATGGGAGCATCTTTCGACATCCACAAGGTCTTTATATCAGCTTGAAAGAGAA AGGAAAAATTCTTGAGGTGCTGAAGAACTGGCCTGAGAAGACTATTAAAGTTATTGTGGTTACAGATGGTGAACGTATTTTGGGACTAGGAGACCTTGGATGTCAG GGTATGGGAATTCCTGTAGGCAAACTTGCTCTTTATACAGCTTTAGGAGGACTTCGTCCGTCTGAA TGTTTACCCATTACCATTGATGTGGGGACAAACAATGAAGAGTTACTGAACAATGAGTTCTACATTGGTTTAAGACAAAAGCGTGCTAGAGGCCAG GAATATGATGACCTTCTCCATGAGTTTATGTGTGCTGTTAAGCAACAAtatggtgagaaagtcctaattcAG TTTGAAGACTTTGCCAACCATAATGCATTTGATTTGCTAGCAACATATAGCAAGACCCATCTCGTCTTTAATGATGACATCCAG GGAACTGCCTCTGTGGTTCTTGCTGGACTTGTTGCATCCTTAAAATTGGTTGGAGAGTCCTTAGCAAACCATACCTATTTGTTTCTTGGGGCTGGAGAG GCTGGTACTGGTATTGCAGAGCTCATTGCTCTTGAGATTTCTAGACAG AATGGTACCCCGATTGAAGAGAATCGTCGAAAGATTTGGCTTGTTGACTCAAAG GGACTGATTGTTAACTCCAGGATGGAATCTCTACAACATTTCAAGAAACCATGGGCCCATGAACACGAACCAATTAGCAATCTTCTTGATGCTGTTAAG GCTATCAAACCAACTGTGCTTATAGGAACCTCCGGAGTAGGAAAGACTTTCACACAAGAAGTAGTTGAAGCCATGGCTTCATTTAATGAG AAACCTCTTATTCTTGCTCTGTCAAATCCGACCTCGCAATCCGAATGTACTGCTGAGGAAGCATACACTTGGAGTAAG GGCCGTGCAATTTTTGCCAGTGGAAGCCCATTCGATCCAGTTGAATATGAGGGGAAAACTTTTTTATCTGGCCAG GCAAACAATGCTTACATATTTCCAGGTTTCGGCCTTGGTTTGATCATTTCAGGAGCAATACGGGTGCGTGACGAAATGCTTCTTGCAGCAT CTGAATCTCTAGCCCAACAAGTGACACAAGAGAACTTCGATAAAGGATTGATCTATCCGCCCTTCAAGAACATCCGACAGATATCAGCACAAATTGCTGCTAATGTGGCTGCAAAAGTATATGAACTCg GTTTGGCTTCTCGCCTTCCTCGCCCCAAAAACCTGTTGGAACACGCAGAGAGCTGCATGTACATGCCAACATATCGCAGCTACCGGTAA
- the LOC121996606 gene encoding NADP-dependent malic enzyme-like isoform X1 yields the protein MVSFFNTGFLRRAAAAVGRGGTRGVAVRAGTEKMAQEYSNATVGGGVEDMYGEDRATEEQLVTPWTFSVASGYSLLRDPHYNKELAFTEKERDAHYLRGLLPPVVVTQELQERKFLQTLRQYTVPLQRYMAMMDLQELNERLFYKLLIDNVEELLPVVYTPTVGEACQKYGSIFRHPQGLYISLKEKGKILEVLKNWPEKTIKVIVVTDGERILGLGDLGCQGMGIPVGKLALYTALGGLRPSECLPITIDVGTNNEELLNNEFYIGLRQKRARGQEYDDLLHEFMCAVKQQYGEKVLIQFEDFANHNAFDLLATYSKTHLVFNDDIQGTASVVLAGLVASLKLVGESLANHTYLFLGAGEAGTGIAELIALEISRQNGTPIEENRRKIWLVDSKGLIVNSRMESLQHFKKPWAHEHEPISNLLDAVKAIKPTVLIGTSGVGKTFTQEVVEAMASFNEKPLILALSNPTSQSECTAEEAYTWSKGRAIFASGSPFDPVEYEGKTFLSGQANNAYIFPGFGLGLIISGAIRVRDEMLLAASESLAQQVTQENFDKGLIYPPFKNIRQISAQIAANVAAKVYELGLASRLPRPKNLLEHAESCMYMPTYRSYR from the exons ATGGTCTCCTTCTTCAACACCGGTTTCTTG AGGAGGGCAGCGGCAGCGGTTGGGAGAGGAGGGACAAGAGGAGTTGCAGTGAGAGCAGGAACGGAGAAGATGGCGCAGGAATATTCAAACGCAACAGTTGGTGGCGGGGTCGAGGACATGTACGGCGAAGATCGCGCTACCGAGGAGCAGCTCGTCACTCCCTGGACCTTCTCCGTTGCAAG TGGATATAGTCTGCTAAGAGATCCGCACTACAACAAAGAGCTAGCCTTCACAGAAAAGGAGAGAGATGCTCACTACTTGCGTGGACTTTTGCCTCCGGTAGTTGTGACTCAAGAACTCCAG GAGAGAAAGTTTTTGCAGACCCTTCGTCAATACACCGTTCCCTTACAGCGTTACATGGCGATGATGGACCTTCAA GAGTTAAATGAGAGGCTTTTTTACAAACTTCTGATTGACAATGTTGAGGAGTTGCTTCCGGTTGTGTACACACCAACAGTAGGTGAAGCTTGCCAGAAGTATGGGAGCATCTTTCGACATCCACAAGGTCTTTATATCAGCTTGAAAGAGAA AGGAAAAATTCTTGAGGTGCTGAAGAACTGGCCTGAGAAGACTATTAAAGTTATTGTGGTTACAGATGGTGAACGTATTTTGGGACTAGGAGACCTTGGATGTCAG GGTATGGGAATTCCTGTAGGCAAACTTGCTCTTTATACAGCTTTAGGAGGACTTCGTCCGTCTGAA TGTTTACCCATTACCATTGATGTGGGGACAAACAATGAAGAGTTACTGAACAATGAGTTCTACATTGGTTTAAGACAAAAGCGTGCTAGAGGCCAG GAATATGATGACCTTCTCCATGAGTTTATGTGTGCTGTTAAGCAACAAtatggtgagaaagtcctaattcAG TTTGAAGACTTTGCCAACCATAATGCATTTGATTTGCTAGCAACATATAGCAAGACCCATCTCGTCTTTAATGATGACATCCAG GGAACTGCCTCTGTGGTTCTTGCTGGACTTGTTGCATCCTTAAAATTGGTTGGAGAGTCCTTAGCAAACCATACCTATTTGTTTCTTGGGGCTGGAGAG GCTGGTACTGGTATTGCAGAGCTCATTGCTCTTGAGATTTCTAGACAG AATGGTACCCCGATTGAAGAGAATCGTCGAAAGATTTGGCTTGTTGACTCAAAG GGACTGATTGTTAACTCCAGGATGGAATCTCTACAACATTTCAAGAAACCATGGGCCCATGAACACGAACCAATTAGCAATCTTCTTGATGCTGTTAAG GCTATCAAACCAACTGTGCTTATAGGAACCTCCGGAGTAGGAAAGACTTTCACACAAGAAGTAGTTGAAGCCATGGCTTCATTTAATGAG AAACCTCTTATTCTTGCTCTGTCAAATCCGACCTCGCAATCCGAATGTACTGCTGAGGAAGCATACACTTGGAGTAAG GGCCGTGCAATTTTTGCCAGTGGAAGCCCATTCGATCCAGTTGAATATGAGGGGAAAACTTTTTTATCTGGCCAG GCAAACAATGCTTACATATTTCCAGGTTTCGGCCTTGGTTTGATCATTTCAGGAGCAATACGGGTGCGTGACGAAATGCTTCTTGCAGCAT CTGAATCTCTAGCCCAACAAGTGACACAAGAGAACTTCGATAAAGGATTGATCTATCCGCCCTTCAAGAACATCCGACAGATATCAGCACAAATTGCTGCTAATGTGGCTGCAAAAGTATATGAACTCg GTTTGGCTTCTCGCCTTCCTCGCCCCAAAAACCTGTTGGAACACGCAGAGAGCTGCATGTACATGCCAACATATCGCAGCTACCGGTAA